One Fibrobacter sp. DNA segment encodes these proteins:
- a CDS encoding lysine--tRNA ligase, which produces KRFLDLIMSEESRERFKKRTQIISIIRNFLNNHGFTEIDTPVLTNKATGALARPFVTHHNALDIDVYLRIAPETYLKRAIAGGFDRVYEFARSFRNEGMDASHLPDFTLLEYYCAYWNYIDNMNFTEALFKELLMKLNGSLKLTYEGTEISFEGQWPRFSFRELILRDCGIDIDKFATRDELMAEIKRQGIKFETDVDVARAGRGTLIDLLYKKVSRPALINPVFITHHPLDLSPLARKNDQNPMVVDRFQLVVNGWEVVNAYSELVDPVDQAERFKQQAEARAHGDQETMEVDNDFLQCMEFGMPPISGWGMGIDRIVALLTNASTLRDVILFPLMRPE; this is translated from the coding sequence AAACGTTTTCTCGACCTTATAATGTCTGAGGAATCCAGGGAACGTTTCAAAAAACGCACACAGATTATCTCCATAATAAGAAATTTCCTGAACAATCACGGATTCACGGAAATCGATACTCCTGTACTTACCAACAAAGCCACTGGCGCCCTTGCCAGACCCTTTGTTACTCATCACAACGCACTGGATATCGATGTCTACCTGAGGATCGCACCGGAAACATATCTGAAACGGGCTATTGCAGGCGGGTTTGACAGAGTCTATGAATTTGCACGTTCATTCAGAAACGAAGGTATGGATGCCTCTCATCTGCCGGATTTCACTCTCCTTGAATACTACTGCGCCTACTGGAACTATATCGATAACATGAATTTCACCGAAGCGCTCTTCAAGGAACTCCTGATGAAGCTCAACGGGAGTCTCAAATTGACATACGAGGGCACCGAGATCTCCTTCGAGGGACAGTGGCCCCGCTTCTCCTTCCGTGAACTTATCCTCCGGGACTGCGGAATCGATATCGATAAATTCGCGACCAGGGATGAACTGATGGCAGAGATAAAGCGCCAGGGAATCAAATTTGAAACAGATGTAGATGTGGCCAGGGCCGGACGCGGCACACTTATCGATCTGCTCTATAAAAAAGTTTCCCGTCCTGCGCTGATCAATCCGGTTTTTATTACTCATCACCCCCTTGACCTCTCTCCTCTGGCCCGTAAAAACGACCAGAACCCGATGGTGGTCGACCGGTTTCAACTGGTTGTAAACGGCTGGGAAGTGGTAAACGCATACTCCGAGCTTGTGGATCCTGTTGATCAGGCCGAGAGGTTTAAACAGCAGGCCGAAGCCAGGGCTCATGGCGATCAGGAAACCATGGAGGTGGACAACGATTTCCTTCAGTGCATGGAATTCGGTATGCCTCCAATTTCCGGCTGGGGCATGGGAATCGACCGTATCGTTGCACTCCTTACAAACGCCTCCACGTTGAGAGATGTGATACTTTTCCCTCTCATGCGTCCGGAGTGA